From one Streptomyces sp. NBC_01478 genomic stretch:
- a CDS encoding non-ribosomal peptide synthetase — MTTTTSVNAQQAGLWFIHESDPGCSAYHIVFGAEVTADAELGTQVRDILGDLTREHDALRVGFRAGPEGPEQFTQDALPLDIRHTDARETDPEALRDLVRTDSRTPFDLSQPPLWRVHLYRTGERTWVFTVVMHHIAADFWSLALLLSEVRSRLEGTPNRFTLDGTAFAAYAERQQAFLAGEHAQALLDAEAKRLADVPPALDLYGDRTRPPVPSYDGGSAPFALSVAATEAVRRLARETSSTPYTVLLSAYFVLLSRLSGQSEIVVGTPTSGRLHRQFRDALGNFVNTVVVRGEVDEELTYRQSLAASRERVSEAMRAQELPFPWLVRELAPPRDPSRTPLYQAGFAWDRLPFLNDMDAFFLLEPGPGAELAIAGATLRPYPLPQQEGQTDLWVEMGAERDGAFAGVLRYNTDVFGADTAREVAAAFVTTVETLVDRPDEPLRDLPRGDERQRTRLTEWGSGPERALPAARLPQLFREQVRRTPDAVALVADGEEWSYGRLLTSVEEIATALRTAGIAPGDRVAVMVDRGAPLVAALLGVLEAGAAYVPLDPNLPAERLTYMAEDSQARLLIGQTGLHSGQLPGLPVLDLDGLPAGVALGPAPATGPADLAYILYTSGSTGRPKGVSIPHHALTNLLLSMRETTGFDASDSLLAVTTISFDIAGLELYLPLLTGGRVVVCDSSTAADGAALAVRIEESGATWMQATPTSWRMLRDAGWTGAPRLNVLCGGEELPLDLAEFLSSRAASLRNVYGPTETTIWSTAGVVEPASGIDIGAPLDNTQLYVLDPQGRAVEPSFPGELWIGGDGLAVGYWDRPELTEERFVTGLPAAPTRRLYRTGDRARWSSAGRLLHHGRLDNQVKLRGYRIELSEVETVLEAVEGVSTAVVVVREDRLVAYLLAENSAELKASDVRSAAGVSLPPYMVPGIVMVLDELPLTANKKIDRNRLPEPVVASDAGFEKPRDATEITLARMWTEILGLSQVGVHDHFFDVGGHSLLAVRLSSAIRAEWDVEIPISVMLGRQGTVAELAAIVRSGGQETTRGPLVVLREGEPERRPVFLFHPFGGTVFCYVELTRHLPPGRPVLAIEAPGIQNEGEAEISVEAMATRYIELLREVQPNGPYALGGWCFGGVISYEVAGQLRALGEEIEFIVGIDSRAPIEENIPESADDSTILSWFARDLAVPAGKTLDIPADELRALGGDAAFDHILQQAAAIGVLAEDADRATILRYFEAYLANGIALQTYLPEPGDLDLVLLRAADEQADYGPKLGWEALIKGELHVIDVSGDHNSVMYPPHAELAARAIAPHMEGPTDDDQA, encoded by the coding sequence ATGACGACGACCACCTCGGTGAACGCCCAGCAGGCCGGTCTCTGGTTCATCCACGAGAGCGACCCGGGGTGCTCCGCCTACCACATCGTGTTCGGCGCGGAGGTCACCGCCGACGCCGAGCTCGGCACTCAAGTCCGGGACATCCTCGGGGACTTGACCCGTGAGCACGACGCCCTTCGGGTCGGCTTCCGCGCCGGCCCCGAGGGTCCGGAGCAGTTCACACAGGACGCCTTACCGCTCGACATCCGCCACACCGACGCACGGGAGACGGACCCGGAGGCGCTGCGCGACCTGGTCCGTACGGACAGCCGTACGCCCTTCGACCTGTCCCAACCCCCTTTGTGGCGCGTGCACTTGTACCGCACCGGTGAGCGCACCTGGGTGTTCACCGTGGTGATGCACCACATCGCGGCCGACTTCTGGTCGCTGGCCCTGCTGCTCTCCGAGGTGCGCAGCCGGCTGGAGGGCACACCGAACCGGTTCACGCTCGACGGCACCGCCTTCGCCGCGTACGCCGAGCGCCAACAGGCCTTCCTGGCCGGTGAGCACGCGCAGGCGCTGCTCGACGCCGAGGCCAAGCGGCTGGCGGACGTACCGCCCGCGCTGGATCTGTACGGCGACCGGACGCGCCCGCCCGTGCCGTCCTACGACGGCGGTTCGGCGCCCTTCGCGCTGTCCGTCGCCGCGACCGAGGCGGTACGGCGGCTGGCGCGGGAGACCTCGTCGACGCCGTACACGGTGCTGCTGTCCGCGTACTTCGTGCTGCTGAGCCGGTTGAGCGGGCAGTCGGAGATCGTCGTCGGCACCCCGACCTCGGGACGGCTGCACCGCCAGTTCCGGGACGCGCTCGGCAACTTCGTCAACACCGTGGTCGTACGGGGCGAGGTGGACGAGGAGTTGACGTACCGTCAGTCGCTGGCGGCCTCGCGCGAGCGGGTGTCGGAGGCGATGCGGGCGCAGGAGCTGCCCTTCCCTTGGCTGGTACGGGAGTTGGCGCCGCCGCGCGACCCGAGCCGGACGCCGTTGTACCAGGCCGGTTTCGCCTGGGACCGGCTGCCGTTCCTCAACGACATGGACGCCTTCTTCCTCCTGGAGCCGGGCCCCGGCGCCGAGTTGGCGATCGCGGGCGCGACGCTGCGGCCGTATCCGCTGCCGCAGCAAGAGGGCCAGACCGATCTGTGGGTCGAGATGGGCGCGGAGCGCGACGGTGCCTTCGCGGGGGTGCTGCGCTACAACACCGACGTCTTCGGGGCGGACACGGCACGGGAGGTGGCCGCAGCCTTCGTCACCACGGTGGAGACCCTGGTCGACCGCCCGGACGAGCCGCTGCGCGACCTGCCGCGCGGTGACGAACGGCAGCGGACGCGGCTCACCGAGTGGGGTTCCGGGCCCGAACGCGCCCTGCCCGCCGCCCGGTTGCCGCAGCTCTTCCGCGAGCAGGTGCGCCGGACGCCCGACGCGGTCGCGCTGGTCGCGGACGGCGAGGAGTGGAGCTACGGCCGTCTCCTCACGTCCGTCGAGGAGATCGCGACGGCGCTGCGGACGGCCGGGATCGCCCCGGGCGACCGGGTCGCGGTGATGGTGGACCGCGGTGCGCCGCTGGTGGCCGCGCTGCTGGGGGTGCTGGAGGCCGGGGCGGCGTACGTCCCGCTCGACCCCAACCTGCCCGCCGAGCGGCTGACCTACATGGCCGAGGACTCGCAGGCCCGGCTGCTGATCGGTCAAACCGGCCTGCACAGCGGCCAGTTGCCCGGCCTTCCGGTGCTGGACCTGGACGGCCTGCCGGCCGGTGTCGCCCTCGGTCCCGCCCCGGCCACCGGCCCCGCCGACCTGGCGTACATCCTCTACACCTCGGGCTCCACCGGCCGCCCCAAGGGCGTGTCGATCCCGCATCACGCGCTGACGAACCTGCTGCTCTCGATGCGGGAGACCACCGGGTTCGACGCGTCGGACAGTCTGCTCGCGGTCACCACGATCTCCTTCGACATCGCGGGACTCGAGCTGTATCTGCCGCTCCTGACCGGGGGCCGGGTCGTCGTGTGCGACAGCTCCACGGCCGCCGACGGTGCCGCTCTCGCGGTGCGGATCGAGGAGTCCGGTGCCACCTGGATGCAGGCGACGCCCACCTCCTGGCGGATGCTGCGCGACGCCGGCTGGACGGGCGCGCCGCGCCTGAACGTGCTGTGCGGCGGTGAGGAACTCCCCCTGGATCTGGCCGAGTTCCTGTCCTCGCGGGCGGCGAGCCTGCGCAATGTGTACGGGCCGACCGAGACGACCATCTGGTCCACGGCCGGGGTGGTGGAGCCCGCGTCCGGCATCGACATCGGCGCTCCCCTCGACAACACGCAGCTCTACGTCCTCGATCCGCAGGGCCGTGCCGTGGAGCCGAGCTTCCCGGGCGAGCTGTGGATCGGCGGGGACGGTCTGGCCGTCGGGTACTGGGACCGGCCGGAGTTGACCGAGGAGCGGTTCGTGACCGGGCTGCCGGCCGCGCCGACGCGGCGGCTGTACCGCACGGGTGACCGGGCGCGCTGGAGCAGCGCCGGGCGGCTGCTGCACCACGGGCGGCTGGACAACCAGGTCAAGCTGCGCGGCTACCGCATCGAACTCTCCGAGGTCGAGACGGTCCTGGAAGCGGTCGAGGGGGTCTCCACAGCCGTCGTCGTGGTCCGCGAGGACCGCCTGGTGGCCTATCTGCTGGCGGAGAACAGCGCGGAGTTGAAGGCGTCCGACGTCAGGTCCGCGGCGGGGGTGTCCCTGCCGCCGTACATGGTGCCCGGCATCGTGATGGTGCTGGACGAGCTGCCGCTGACGGCGAACAAGAAGATCGACCGCAACCGGCTGCCGGAGCCCGTCGTCGCTTCGGACGCCGGGTTCGAGAAGCCGCGCGACGCCACCGAGATCACCCTCGCGCGGATGTGGACCGAGATCCTCGGGCTGTCCCAAGTCGGCGTCCACGACCACTTCTTCGACGTGGGCGGCCACTCCCTGCTCGCCGTCCGGCTCAGTTCGGCGATCCGCGCCGAGTGGGACGTGGAGATCCCGATCTCCGTGATGCTCGGCCGGCAGGGCACCGTCGCCGAACTCGCCGCGATCGTCCGGTCCGGCGGCCAGGAGACCACGCGCGGCCCACTGGTCGTCCTGCGCGAGGGTGAGCCGGAGCGGCGCCCGGTGTTCCTGTTCCACCCCTTCGGCGGCACCGTCTTCTGCTACGTCGAGCTGACCCGTCATCTCCCGCCCGGCAGGCCGGTGCTGGCGATCGAGGCGCCCGGCATCCAGAACGAGGGCGAGGCCGAGATCAGCGTGGAGGCCATGGCCACCCGCTACATCGAACTCCTCAGGGAGGTCCAGCCCAACGGGCCGTACGCGCTGGGCGGTTGGTGCTTCGGCGGGGTCATCTCCTACGAGGTCGCCGGTCAACTGCGCGCGCTCGGCGAGGAGATCGAGTTCATCGTCGGCATCGACAGCCGGGCGCCGATCGAGGAGAACATCCCGGAGTCCGCGGACGACTCGACGATCCTGTCCTGGTTCGCCCGCGACCTCGCCGTACCCGCCGGAAAGACCCTGGACATCCCGGCGGACGAGCTGCGGGCGCTGGGCGGCGACGCGGCCTTCGACCACATCCTCCAACAGGCCGCCGCCATCGGCGTGCTGGCCGAGGACGCGGACCGCGCGACGATCCTGCGCTACTTCGAGGCCTACCTCGCCAACGGCATCGCCCTGCAGACCTACCTCCCCGAACCGGGCGACCTCGACCTGGTGCTGCTGCGCGCGGCCGACGAACAGGCCGACTACGGCCCGAAGTTGGGCTGGGAGGCCCTGATCAAGGGCGAGTTGCACGTCATCGACGTCTCCGGGGACCACAACTCGGTGATGTACCCGCCGCACGCGGAGCTGGCGGCCCGCGCCATCGCCCCCCACATGGAAGGACCGACCGACGATGACCAAGCCTGA
- a CDS encoding acyl carrier protein encodes MNTTSTSTLTFDDVKKVLVAAVAAEAGVAPEELATDRPFTDYGLDSMAALSVGMEIEDVCGLTDPPVDLLWDHPTVDTLAEALWKLLNTEPLAATAAADGQR; translated from the coding sequence ATGAACACCACCAGCACCAGCACCCTGACGTTCGACGACGTGAAGAAGGTCCTCGTCGCGGCGGTCGCCGCCGAAGCGGGCGTCGCACCCGAGGAGTTGGCGACCGACCGGCCCTTCACCGACTACGGCCTGGACTCCATGGCCGCGCTCTCCGTGGGCATGGAGATCGAGGACGTCTGCGGTCTCACCGACCCGCCGGTGGACCTGCTCTGGGACCACCCCACGGTGGACACGCTGGCCGAGGCGCTGTGGAAACTGCTGAACACCGAGCCCCTCGCCGCCACCGCCGCAGCGGACGGTCAGCGATGA
- a CDS encoding acyl-CoA dehydrogenase encodes MESSRKQSSTALAEALEGWLGDPEVESNALSFAGALALDERDELPSAGIDQVRAFGFNRYFVPERLGGDLRAAEDILMLTRVIARRDMNVAVSESTQVWMMLAWIGGDAEQQEKYAATVLRGGVVPCLAYSEPGHGADLAANRFTAAPDGDQYVLSGEKWPINRGRTSTHVVLLGITGDEHTPAKRQQSMFLVDRSQVISGEVTGVPRVPTYGLRGCDISGVAFDNARVDTSARLGAEGEGLELALRGLLITRTFCTGLSLGTGDTMLRTVADFLSGRILYDGPANEIPYVTESLANAYLSLLVAECESLVAMRGLHLYTEQFSIWGNLAKVQVARLVDTNSKVLARTLGARYFLRAAEHVGTFQKMLRDGAVVSVFDGSEPVCLDSLALQLPALAKAHGHDGDTDWRPLYDLRAELPAFAPHRVSVFGRGRDATFASLPALIDRLAELAPSEGLDEDRLAVLRGQATELQGELAALLARVNEIRRSTAGQSSPARAGTSTKSTDPRLIRVAEELGSLHAKVAAFGVWLFNRDHLDGFFADGEWLRAALARRQVHQYEVGDLEQATAQRLFTRMNEQRADHEFFSVRPVRMAEPGARETGRDDEESTTAA; translated from the coding sequence ATGGAAAGCTCAAGGAAGCAGTCGAGCACTGCCCTCGCGGAGGCTCTGGAGGGCTGGCTCGGTGACCCGGAAGTGGAATCCAACGCCTTGTCGTTCGCCGGGGCGCTGGCGCTCGACGAGCGGGACGAGCTCCCGTCCGCCGGTATCGACCAGGTCCGCGCCTTCGGGTTCAACCGGTATTTCGTGCCGGAGCGGCTCGGCGGTGATCTCCGGGCCGCCGAGGACATCCTGATGCTGACCCGGGTGATCGCCCGCCGGGACATGAACGTCGCGGTGAGCGAGAGCACCCAGGTGTGGATGATGCTCGCGTGGATCGGCGGCGACGCCGAGCAGCAGGAGAAGTACGCGGCCACGGTGCTGCGCGGCGGGGTCGTCCCGTGTCTGGCCTACTCCGAGCCGGGGCACGGCGCCGACCTGGCCGCCAACCGGTTCACGGCCGCCCCGGACGGCGACCAGTACGTCCTGTCCGGCGAGAAGTGGCCCATCAACCGGGGCCGCACCTCCACTCATGTGGTCCTGCTCGGCATCACCGGCGACGAGCACACCCCGGCCAAGCGGCAGCAGTCCATGTTCCTCGTGGACCGCTCGCAGGTCATCTCCGGCGAGGTGACGGGCGTCCCGCGCGTCCCGACCTACGGTCTGCGCGGCTGCGACATCAGCGGAGTCGCCTTCGACAACGCCCGCGTGGACACCTCGGCCCGGCTCGGCGCCGAGGGCGAGGGCCTCGAACTCGCCCTGCGCGGCCTGCTGATCACCCGCACCTTCTGCACCGGCCTCTCCCTGGGCACCGGCGACACCATGCTGCGGACCGTCGCCGACTTCCTCTCCGGCCGGATCCTCTACGACGGTCCCGCGAACGAGATCCCGTACGTCACCGAATCCCTCGCGAACGCCTATCTGAGCCTGCTGGTCGCGGAGTGCGAGAGCCTCGTGGCGATGCGCGGACTGCACCTGTACACCGAGCAGTTCAGCATCTGGGGGAACCTCGCGAAGGTGCAGGTGGCCCGGCTGGTCGACACCAACAGCAAGGTGCTGGCCCGCACGCTGGGCGCCCGGTACTTCCTGCGGGCCGCCGAACACGTGGGCACGTTCCAGAAGATGCTCCGGGACGGTGCCGTCGTCTCGGTCTTCGACGGCAGCGAGCCGGTCTGCCTGGACAGTCTCGCGCTCCAACTCCCCGCGCTGGCCAAGGCACATGGGCACGACGGGGACACGGACTGGCGTCCGCTGTACGACCTGCGGGCCGAGCTGCCCGCCTTCGCACCGCACCGGGTGAGCGTGTTCGGGCGCGGCCGGGACGCCACGTTCGCCAGCCTCCCCGCGCTGATCGACCGCCTCGCCGAACTGGCGCCGTCCGAGGGCCTCGACGAGGACCGGCTGGCCGTACTGCGCGGCCAAGCCACCGAACTCCAGGGCGAGTTGGCGGCGCTGCTGGCCCGGGTGAACGAGATCCGGCGCTCGACGGCCGGCCAGTCCTCGCCCGCCAGGGCCGGCACGTCGACCAAGTCCACCGATCCCCGGCTGATCCGGGTGGCGGAGGAACTCGGCTCCCTGCACGCCAAGGTCGCGGCCTTCGGCGTCTGGCTGTTCAACCGGGACCACCTCGACGGGTTCTTCGCCGACGGCGAGTGGCTGCGGGCCGCGCTGGCCCGTCGCCAGGTCCACCAGTACGAGGTCGGCGACCTCGAACAGGCCACCGCCCAGCGGCTGTTCACCCGGATGAACGAGCAGCGCGCCGACCACGAGTTCTTCTCGGTCCGCCCGGTGCGGATGGCCGAGCCCGGAGCGCGCGAGACGGGCCGGGACGACGAGGAGTCCACGACCGCCGCATGA